The Solea solea chromosome 19, fSolSol10.1, whole genome shotgun sequence genome has a window encoding:
- the plgrkt gene encoding plasminogen receptor (KT), which translates to MGFQMSKTMDANLKKQQEFMLHNSRLQLERQIMMQSQMRDRQMAMQIAWSREFLKYFGTFFAVTTVGLVAGAVKRKNPSLLAPIYPLSFILAYQIDSAYGTLIHRMRGEAESIMATEHHLLDLPLGTPTFVSIEKARRAKQPHLLLEEVTSQ; encoded by the exons ATGGGGTTTCAAATGTCCAAAACCATGGATGCAAACCTAAAGAAGCAGCAAGAGTTCATGCTCCACAACTCACGACTGCAG ttGGAGCGTCAGATCATGATGCAGAGCCAGATGAGGGACCGACAGATGGCCATGCAGATTGCCTGGTCCAGAGAGTTTCTCAAATACTTTGGCACGTTCTTTGCAGTGACCACAGTGGGACTCGTTGCAGG CGCCGTTAAAAGAAAGAACCCCTCCCTGTTGGCGCCCATCTATCCTCTCAGCTTCATACTTGCCTACCAGATAGACAGCGCTTATGGAACGCTTATTCATCGCATGAGAG GCGAGGCGGAGAGTATCATGGCGACTGAACACCACCTTTTGGACTTGCCTCTTGGGACTCCGACCTTCGTTAGCATAGAGAAAGCCCGGCGCGCTAAACAGCCTCACCTCCTTCTTGAAGAAGTGACGAGTCAGTAG
- the rln1 gene encoding prorelaxin H1, protein MLWRLTLAVAVVCVGGMCSCVRADVMSRLMVPRDYGVKLCGREFIRAVIFTCGGSRWRRSTERDSDSFLWSSLSDVPAEDSQHTWQSGTELTEHRSPAHISASQSLSDLLALYGAVGDAQQQQPQQQQQQSDPSLLEKSQAPSFFPEQDGRPLADGWTTHSKKKRNFSLGVAGMCCSQGCTKNDIGRLC, encoded by the exons ATGCTCTGGAGATTGACTCTCGCCGTGGCCGTGGTGTGCGTCGGCGGCATGTGCAGCTGCGTGAGGGCTGATGTCATGAGCAGACTGATGGTGCCCAGGGACTATGGGGTGAAGCTCTGCGGGAGAGAGTTCATCAGAGCGGTCATTTTCACCTGCGGAGGCTCCCGGTGGAGGCGGTCCACGGAGAGGGACTCAG ACTCTTTCCTGTGGAGTTCTCTCAGCGACGTTCCAGCAGAGGACAGTCAGCACACCTGGCAGAGTGGCACGGAGCTCACGGAACACCGCTCTCCCGCTCACATCTCCGCCTCTCAGTCTCTGTCTGACCTCCTGGCTCTTTACGGGGCCGTGGGAGacgctcagcagcagcagccgcagcagcagcagcagcagagtgaccCGTCCCTGCTGGAGAAGTCTCAGGCGCCGTCGTTTTTCCCTGAGCAGGACGGACGTCCACTGGCAGACGGCTGGACCACGCAcagcaagaagaagaggaacttTTCTCTGGGAGTGGCAGGGATGTGCTGCAGCCAGGGCTGCACCAAGAACGATATTGGACGCTTGTGCTGA